In the genome of Ferrovibrio terrae, the window GGCCGAAATAGACGCTGATCGCGCGGCAGCGTTCCGGCGTCTCGTCGCCATGCAGCTGCAGCAGGTCAAGTCGCGCCTTGGCCAGAATCTGATCGAGGAAATCGGTTTCCGGATCGACGAAGAGCCCGACGCGGTCGATGCCGCTCGGCACGTTGTGAAGCAGTGTTTCCGCCTGTTCGGCGCCCAGGTTGCGTGGCGAGGATGGGTAGAAGACGAACCCCACCATGTCGGCGCCATGCGTGACGGCCGCCTCGACGGCAGCCGCATCGGTCAGGCCGCAGATCTTGGTGAACAGCGGCATCTCAGGCGGCACCCAGAACGCTTTCTGCCAACTCTTGCGCAATCGCCTGCGCGCTCGCTTCCGGGCTTGCGGCTTCGGTGATCGGACGGCCGATCACCAGATGGTCGGCGCCCAGCTTCAGCGCATCGCCCGGCGTCATCACCCGCTTCTGGTCGCCCGCAGCCGACCCCTTCGGACGGATGCCGGGCACCACCAGTTTGAAGTCGGGACCGCAGGCCTTGCGCAGCATGTCGATTTCGGTGGCCGCGCAGATCACGCCGTCGGCACCGTTGGCCTGCGCCATCTTGGCCAGCCGCACGACGTAGCTGCTGACGTCTTCATTGACGCCAATGGCCTGCAGGTCGGAGGCATCCAGCGAGGTCAGCGCCGTGACGGCCAGGATCAGGGGGCGCTGGCGCGCCTGATGGGCGGCGTCGACCGCCTGACGGATCATCGCCGGGCCGCCGGTGGCATGCACGGTCAGCATCATCGGGCCCATCGCGGCGGCGGCGGAGCGCACTGCGCCGGCCACGGTATTCGGGATGTCGTGGAATTTCAGGTCGAGGAACAGCGGCGTGCCGACCGGCAGGATGGCGCGCACTTCCGCCGGGCCGTGGGCGGTGAAGAATTCCTTGCCCAGTTTGACGCCGAAACCGGCGGCCGCGGCGGCGCGGGCGCAGCGGGCGGCGAAGGCCAGTTCGATCGTGTCGATGGCGCAGAAAACAGGGGCGATGCGGGCGGAAAGGGACGTCTTGCTCATGGGCCGGGCTTATAGCGGAAAGCGATCCGGAAGTCTCCCCCCGGCAGCGGGCAAGATGGTGCGCGGCTGGATCAATTTTTACCGGAAACGGCGCTTTTTTGCCCAGGCAGAACGGTGGAAAGCTGAATGGCCCGGGCGAGGGAATGTGCCCAGCAGGCATAGCCGAGATCGTTCATGTGCAGGCCGTCGGGGGTGACCATATCGCCCATCTGCAGGCCGCCGCGCAGCCAGTACCGCATGATGGCAAAACGGCGGAACAGCGCGACGCGCTGCTCGACCGCCAGATCGGCGAGGATTTTCTGCATGGCGATATGATCACGATCCTGCAGCACTTTCGGCGCATATTGCAGGTCGATCAGCACGACGTCGATGCCGGCCGCCTGCAGCAGGGCGATGCCACGCTGGATATGGGCGCGATAGACCTCGACGCCCTGCGAGCGCAGTACATCGTTGGTGCCGAGCTGCCACAGCACCAGATCAGGCCTGATCTCCACCGCATCGGCTTGCAGCCGTTCGTTCATCTGCAGGATGTCCTGCCCGTTTATGCCGCGGTTGTGCACTTCGACCTGGCCGCCGACCAGCTGTGGCCAGAGCGTGGCAAGCTGCGACGGATAGCTGAATTCCGGCGCGCTGGCGCCGGCCCCGCCGGTCGAGGACGAACCGATGGCAACAACACTGACGGTTTCGTTGCGCGCCAGTCGCGCCGCCACACGTGGCAGCGGTTGACCCAGATCGAGCAGGCCCATCGGGGCGGCACACCGCTCGGCCATCATGGCTCCGGCGGCCTGCGGCAGGGTCGCCAGCAGGGCCAGCAGCAGCGAAGTGGCCGCGAAAACGCGCGTCATGGTTTGGCTTTTTTCACGGCGGCGGCGATCATGTCGGCCATCTGGCTCGCCAGGCAGCGGTTCTGCGCCTCGGCCTCGCGCATCTGCATCGCAAGATCGGTGGTGCGGACATCGAAGCGGTCTTGCTCTGACCAGTGGCGCATGATCTCGAACCGCGGGAACAGCACGATATCCAGCGCCGAGGCGATCCGTTCCATCACGTCGTTATAGGGCTCGACATCCACCATCATCGACAGCCGCATGCGGTATTGCGGCGCCACCAGCAGAATGTCGGCACCATAGCTCTGCAGGTGCTCCAGCCCGGCCTTCAGCGCGTCCGAGAAGCTGTTGATGTCGGCCTTCTGGGCGGCATCGACATTACCGGTCTGCCAGATCACCAGGTCGGGTTGCAGGGCCGGCAGGCGCTGGGCAATGGCGGCGGCCATCTGTGTCGCCGTCATCGTGCGCTCCGACAGATTCTCGATCTGCAGGTTGGCGCCGTTCAGGCGGCTGGCCAGCGCGTCGGGCAAGCCGGCCGCATAGGAGCGCGGCAAGCCCTTGGAGGTCTGCAGCGACGACGAACTGCCGAGCACGACGATGCGCAGCGGCTGGCTGGCGGCAAGTTTGCGCGCCACGCGCGGCATCGCCTGTTCGGTATACAGCATGTCGTCGGGCACCGCGCAGCGCGGCTCGTCTGCGGCCCGGGCGGCATGACTGCAGGCCGCCCAGAGCAGGAGTGCGGCAATGATGGACAGACTCCGGCGGGACATCATGCTTTCACCTCGCCGGTTCGACGGCCGTTTTCGACCGCCTTGTACCACGTCATCAAAGCCGCCAGCCCAACCAGCAAGACGATTCCGGCCATGCTGACCGCAAGCTGCGCCACCAGTCCGGGCGCGACTTCGCTGAGCACGAAATGGCCGGCGAACGACAGGAAGATGCCGGCGCAGAAAACATGCAGGGAATGCTGGCCACACAGGATTAGCAGGCCGCTGAGGGGCCAGCGCAGGAATTTCGCATCGGGCGATACCAGCAGCACGACCAGCCAGGCCAGCGCCAGGAAATGCAGCAGCCGCCAGGTGTCCATCTCGGTCTTGTCGATCGGATAAAGCAGACGCTCGATCACATCCGGCACGCGACTGGCCCATTCGGGCCGCAGCCAGCTCAGCACGATGACGGCGGAGAAGATCACGTAGAGGACTGCTGCGGCGGTGACCGCTTTCGCCGGCAGTCGGCGCCATGGCGCGTGCTGGCGATGCATGGCGCACCAGGCGCCCAGCACAAACAGGAACTGCCAGGCCAGAGGATTGAAATACCAGCGCCCATCCGGATAGGCCGGCAGGTTCCAGTGCGTGAACTGCACGACAAACCACAGCGCGAAGGAGGCGGCCAGCACCATATGCGGGCGGCGCTGCATCAGCCACATCACCGGCGGGAAAGCGCCCATCAGCGCGATATACATCGGCAGTACGTCCATGTTGACCGGCCGGAATTTCAGCAGCAGGGCCTGCAGCATCAGGATATGCGGCTCTTCGAACAGCGAGCCGATATTCATTTCCTCGGCGAGGTCGAGATTGTAGCGCGCGGCGAGCCAGGCGATCTGGGCGATGAAGATGATGAACAGGAAAACATGCGCGGTGTAGATCTGCCAGACGCGGCGCCAGATCCGCGCCGTGCCGATCACGAAACCCTGGCTGCGCATGGCGGCGCCATAGGCCAGCAGCACCGAATAGCCCGAGATGAAGACGAAGGTCTCGGTGGCGTCGGAAAAGCCGTAATTCCGGTTGGACAGCCAGCTAACCGCGTTGTTGGGGATGTGGTTCAGGAAGATGAACAGCAGTGCCAGCCCGCGAAAGAAATCCAGCCGCAGGTCGCGCGCCTTGGCGGCCGGCTTGCTGGCAGCTGAAATCTGGTCCGACGCAGTCATCTCTGGGGCTATCCTCCTGTTCCCCATTATCGGGAGCCGCTAGGATCTGGGCAATCCCTCCAACGCCGCCAGAGCGATCATGTCCCGTTTCCGACGCCTCTTTCCTGTTGCCGGCCTTGTCTTCGGACTCTTGGCCGGCCCGGCCCTGGCCCAGGATGCCCGATCGCTCTCGGGCGCCAGCATCCTGATGTACCACCGCTTCGGCGAGAATACGGTGCCGAGCACGAATATCCGGCTCGAGCAGTTCGATGCCCATATCGCCGAGCTGAAGTCCGGGCCCTATCATGTGATGAGCCTGCCTGAGATCGTGGCGAAGCTGAAATCCGGCGAGAAGCTGCCTGATCGCGCCGTGGCCATCACCGCTGACGACGCCTATATCTCGGCCTTCACCGAAGGCTGGCCGCGGCTGAAAAAGGCCGGCATCCCTTTCACGCTGTTTGTCGCCACCGAGCCGGTCACCAGCAAGCTGAAGGGCTATCTGACCTGGGACCAGATTCGCCAGATGAAGGCGGAGGGCGTCACCATCGGCGCGCACAGCCATCGTCATCCCTCACTGCCCGCGCTCGGTCCTGACAAGGCGCGTGAGGATCTCGAAACCTCAATGGCGCTATTCGAGAAGGAGCTGGGCGAGAAGCCCTCTCTGTTCGCCTGGCCCTTCGGTGAGTGGGATGCGCATACACTCAAGCTGGTGAAGCAGATCGGCTACAGCGTGGCGTTTGGCCAGCATTCCGGCGTGGCGCACAGCCAGCATGACATGTTCTGGCTGCCGCGCTTTCCGATGAATGAGCATTTCGGCTCGGTCGAGCGCGTGCGCCAGGCGCTCAACTCCCTGCCGCTGCCGGTGACCGATGTCGAACCGGCCGATGTGCTGGTGAAGCTGGGTCAGACACAGAACCCACCAATCCTGCGCTTCACGGTTGCGCCGGGCATCGAGCGGCTGAACCAGATGGTCTGCTATACCGGGGAGGGCAAGCAACTGACGCCGAAGCTGATCGGCGAGCGCCGCTATGAGATGCACGCGCCAGACGCGCTGAAGCCGCCGCGCGACCGCATTTCCTGCTCGGTGCCCTCCAGCCAGCAGAGCCGCTTCCGTTGGTTCGGCATCCAGTTCACGGTGATGAAGTAGGGCTGCATGACGCCGCGTCAACGCAGCTTCCGCATCAACGGTTACGATCTCTCCTGTCTCGAAGCCGGCGAAGCCAGCGCCATTCCGCTGCTGCTGGTGCATGGCTCGCTCTGCGACCAGCGCATCTGGACCGCGCAGATGGCGGCCTTTGCCGGGCATTACCGCGTGCTGGCGCTCAGTCTGCGCCATTTCTGGCCCGAGCAGTGGGACGGCAGCGGCGACGGCTATGAAATCCGGCAACATGCGGAGGATATCGCGGCGCTGATCCGGTATCTCGATGTCGGCCCGGTGCATCTGCTCGGCCATTCGCGCGGCGGCCATGTCTGCTTCCGCGTCGCGCAGCATCATCCGGAAACAATCCGTGCGCTCATTTTGGCCGAACCGGGCGGCCAGCTCGATCCGGCGCTGGCCGATCTCGGCGCGCCGGTGCCGGGTGCCGATCTCGGCCAGATGTTCGAAGATTCTGCCAATCTGATCGCGCGCGGCGAGACCGAAGCCGGGCTCGAGCTGTTCGTGACCGCGGTCGGCGGTCCGAAGGCCTGGAAATATGCCGGCGAAGGCTTCAAGGCGATGGCGCGCGACAATGCCGCCACCATTATCGGTCAGGCGCGCGAGGCACGACTCACCTTCATGAAGGCGGAGATCGAAAGCATCGATCTGCCGGTGCTGCTGATCGGCGGCGCGCTCACCCGCGGCCATTTTCCCAAGGTGATGGATGCGATGCAGCGCCTGATGCCCGATGCCGAGCGCGTCACCATCGAAGGCGCAGGCCATCCGATGTACGAACAGCGCCCAGCGCCGTTCAACGACGCGGTGCTGGGGTTTCTCGCGCTGCGCTAGCTGCGCGTGACATGCGCAGCGACGCAGAGCCAGCGGCCGCTCGGCTGCCTCATCCAGATATCGGTATAGCGGCCCCCGCCGCGCTGGCCGTCGGCTTTGGTATAGGCCGTGCGGGCATGGATCAGCGCAGTGTCGTTGAGGATGCGGATCTGCACATCCTCGCAGGCGAGGTCCGGTACCGTGGTCGGTCTGGCGATCTGCGCCAGAAAGCCGGCGCGGTCGACCAGCGAGCCGTCCGGGTTACTGTTCAGGAAATCGGCCGAGAGATTTCCGTCGAACCAGCCTGTATCCGACTCCCGGACGGCGCGGATGTAATTCTCGTTCAGGGTTTCGAGTGCGGCATGGTCAGGCGTTGTCATGGCGTGCTCTCTGGTGTCCTACAGGTAATCTCCGCAGGGTTTCGCAAGATTTATCAAATCGGCCCATGCTAGCTTTCTCTGTGTCAGAAACAGACAGTATCGCGACCCGAAATGACCGATATCAGCAGCACCGATTCCGCCAGCCAGGCGAGTTACCTGCGCCGTTTCACGCGCGTGATTGAATATATCTATGCCCATCTGGACGAGTCACCTGATCTTAACACGCTGGCCGAGGTGGCCGCATTGTCGCCGTATCATTGGCACCGCACCTGGCAGGCGGTCTACGGCGAGTCTGTCGTCAACACCGTCAAGCGCCTGCGGCTGCAGCGTGCCGCTGCCGATCTGGCGCACAGCGAGATGCCGCTGGAGGCGATCGGCTCGCGCGCCGGCTATGGCAGCCTCGCCGCCTTCAGCCGCGGCTTCAAGGACTCCTATGGCATGACGCCGAGCGACTATCGCAAGGCCGGCAGCCACGCGCATTTCAAATCGACGCAAAATGCAAAGGAGGGCGCCGCCATGCCCGAAGTGACCATCCGCCATGTTCCGGCTGCGAAAATGGCCGTGGTGCCGCATCGCGGCTCGTATATGGAGATCGGCAAGGCCTTCGAGACGCTGTTCGGCACGCTCGGTGCGCGCGGGCTGCTGCGGCCGGGCCTGTGCATGAAGGGCATCTATTATTCCGATCCGACGTCGGTGCCTGAAGCCGAGTTGCGGTCTGCCGCCGGCATCCTGCTGCCTGACGATGATTTTCCCGTGGCGCCGCCGCTGGAGCGCGCCGAGCTGCGCGGCGGCGACTATGCCGTGCTGCGCCACAAGGGGCCGTATACCGACATGCGGCCGGCCTATGACTGGCTCTATGGCGAATGGCTGGTGCAGTCGGGCCGCGAAGCTGCCGATGCGCCCTGTTTCGAGGATTACCTGAACAATCCGCGTGAAGTCGCGCCCAGCGAATTGCTCACCGATATCTGTTTGCCCCTGAAGTAATTTAAGCTGGCCGCTCCGGGCTTGACCCGGGGTCC includes:
- a CDS encoding SGNH/GDSL hydrolase family protein, producing MTRVFAATSLLLALLATLPQAAGAMMAERCAAPMGLLDLGQPLPRVAARLARNETVSVVAIGSSSTGGAGASAPEFSYPSQLATLWPQLVGGQVEVHNRGINGQDILQMNERLQADAVEIRPDLVLWQLGTNDVLRSQGVEVYRAHIQRGIALLQAAGIDVVLIDLQYAPKVLQDRDHIAMQKILADLAVEQRVALFRRFAIMRYWLRGGLQMGDMVTPDGLHMNDLGYACWAHSLARAIQLSTVLPGQKSAVSGKN
- a CDS encoding polysaccharide deacetylase family protein encodes the protein MSRFRRLFPVAGLVFGLLAGPALAQDARSLSGASILMYHRFGENTVPSTNIRLEQFDAHIAELKSGPYHVMSLPEIVAKLKSGEKLPDRAVAITADDAYISAFTEGWPRLKKAGIPFTLFVATEPVTSKLKGYLTWDQIRQMKAEGVTIGAHSHRHPSLPALGPDKAREDLETSMALFEKELGEKPSLFAWPFGEWDAHTLKLVKQIGYSVAFGQHSGVAHSQHDMFWLPRFPMNEHFGSVERVRQALNSLPLPVTDVEPADVLVKLGQTQNPPILRFTVAPGIERLNQMVCYTGEGKQLTPKLIGERRYEMHAPDALKPPRDRISCSVPSSQQSRFRWFGIQFTVMK
- a CDS encoding OpgC family protein, with product MTASDQISAASKPAAKARDLRLDFFRGLALLFIFLNHIPNNAVSWLSNRNYGFSDATETFVFISGYSVLLAYGAAMRSQGFVIGTARIWRRVWQIYTAHVFLFIIFIAQIAWLAARYNLDLAEEMNIGSLFEEPHILMLQALLLKFRPVNMDVLPMYIALMGAFPPVMWLMQRRPHMVLAASFALWFVVQFTHWNLPAYPDGRWYFNPLAWQFLFVLGAWCAMHRQHAPWRRLPAKAVTAAAVLYVIFSAVIVLSWLRPEWASRVPDVIERLLYPIDKTEMDTWRLLHFLALAWLVVLLVSPDAKFLRWPLSGLLILCGQHSLHVFCAGIFLSFAGHFVLSEVAPGLVAQLAVSMAGIVLLVGLAALMTWYKAVENGRRTGEVKA
- the pyrF gene encoding orotidine-5'-phosphate decarboxylase, which encodes MSKTSLSARIAPVFCAIDTIELAFAARCARAAAAAGFGVKLGKEFFTAHGPAEVRAILPVGTPLFLDLKFHDIPNTVAGAVRSAAAAMGPMMLTVHATGGPAMIRQAVDAAHQARQRPLILAVTALTSLDASDLQAIGVNEDVSSYVVRLAKMAQANGADGVICAATEIDMLRKACGPDFKLVVPGIRPKGSAAGDQKRVMTPGDALKLGADHLVIGRPITEAASPEASAQAIAQELAESVLGAA
- a CDS encoding alpha/beta fold hydrolase, with the protein product MTPRQRSFRINGYDLSCLEAGEASAIPLLLVHGSLCDQRIWTAQMAAFAGHYRVLALSLRHFWPEQWDGSGDGYEIRQHAEDIAALIRYLDVGPVHLLGHSRGGHVCFRVAQHHPETIRALILAEPGGQLDPALADLGAPVPGADLGQMFEDSANLIARGETEAGLELFVTAVGGPKAWKYAGEGFKAMARDNAATIIGQAREARLTFMKAEIESIDLPVLLIGGALTRGHFPKVMDAMQRLMPDAERVTIEGAGHPMYEQRPAPFNDAVLGFLALR
- a CDS encoding nuclear transport factor 2 family protein codes for the protein MTTPDHAALETLNENYIRAVRESDTGWFDGNLSADFLNSNPDGSLVDRAGFLAQIARPTTVPDLACEDVQIRILNDTALIHARTAYTKADGQRGGGRYTDIWMRQPSGRWLCVAAHVTRS
- a CDS encoding AraC family transcriptional regulator encodes the protein MTDISSTDSASQASYLRRFTRVIEYIYAHLDESPDLNTLAEVAALSPYHWHRTWQAVYGESVVNTVKRLRLQRAAADLAHSEMPLEAIGSRAGYGSLAAFSRGFKDSYGMTPSDYRKAGSHAHFKSTQNAKEGAAMPEVTIRHVPAAKMAVVPHRGSYMEIGKAFETLFGTLGARGLLRPGLCMKGIYYSDPTSVPEAELRSAAGILLPDDDFPVAPPLERAELRGGDYAVLRHKGPYTDMRPAYDWLYGEWLVQSGREAADAPCFEDYLNNPREVAPSELLTDICLPLK
- a CDS encoding SGNH/GDSL hydrolase family protein, which translates into the protein MMSRRSLSIIAALLLWAACSHAARAADEPRCAVPDDMLYTEQAMPRVARKLAASQPLRIVVLGSSSSLQTSKGLPRSYAAGLPDALASRLNGANLQIENLSERTMTATQMAAAIAQRLPALQPDLVIWQTGNVDAAQKADINSFSDALKAGLEHLQSYGADILLVAPQYRMRLSMMVDVEPYNDVMERIASALDIVLFPRFEIMRHWSEQDRFDVRTTDLAMQMREAEAQNRCLASQMADMIAAAVKKAKP